In a single window of the Gossypium hirsutum isolate 1008001.06 chromosome A13, Gossypium_hirsutum_v2.1, whole genome shotgun sequence genome:
- the LOC107893985 gene encoding SUPPRESSOR OF ABI3-5: MEENPQQRSHLKRQFFEDQHSNKPPAQKRVRFPKGKKVKPGEEAPNRVDIEDGSGDLKDPRLAAKERAKRRSQITTELFAEDGRGMLNDVSAAEISYEDNENFVDDGVQIEPFNLSKEREEGYFDADGNFVEYVADKEIKDAWLDSVEVDIKYTGKTSVTTKAEYNEVAAQDLSTQDVGIIKRRIANVLEPGETVLQALRRLKGASNKRKEKMSAETQLVFDQLTEDAIKLMENGDYNVYHEKQEVFQREAEGYEKLALARDKSLSANAGLDNSYPNLGNDILTDANNHGATSSVLTDLAVGTSNSDLTAAEASNNAAESYDMFADDEDDEKPSSEPNSTAAVQSSSEAVNTSSEIEDVQNDYVYDESSGYYYSSTLGYYYDPSTGLFCSAATGQWYSFNESTGTYDEVKEVAS, translated from the exons ATGGAAGAAAACCCACAACAGCGTTCTCATCTCAAGCGCCAATTCTTCGAAGACCAACACTCCAACAAGCCTCCAGC GCAAAAGAGGGTTAGGTTTCCCAAGGGAAAGAAGGTAAAGCCTGGAGAAGAAGCACCGAACAGAGTTGATATTGAAGACGGTTCAGGTGACTTGAAGGATCCTCGTCTCGCTGCTAAGGAGCGGGCCAAACGCCGCAGTCAAATTACTACGGAGCTATTTGCTGAAGATGGGAGAGGAATGCTTAATGATGTATCAGCTGCTGAAATTTCATATGAG GATAATGAGAACTTCGTTGATGATGGAGTTCAAATAGAACCTTTCAATCTTAgcaaagaaagagaagaaggatACTTTGATGCAGATGGAAACTTTGTTGAATATGTCGCTGACAAGGAAATCAAG GATGCCTGGCTTGATAGTGTTGAAGTTGATATAAAATATACAGGAAAAACATCTGTAACCACAAAAGCTGAATATAATGAAGTTGCAGCACAGGATCTTTCCACCCAAGACGTTGGGATAATAAAGAGACGGATTGCCAATGTGCTTGAACCTGGAGAAACG GTTTTGCAAGCTCTGAGAAGGTTGAAAGGAGCTTCAAATAAGAGAAAGGAGAAAATGTCAGCTGAGACTCAGCTTGTATTTGATCAGCTAACGGAAGATGCCATTAAGTTAATGGAGAATGGCGACTACA ATGTGTACCATGAGAAGCAAGAGGTTTTCCAGCGCGAGGCAG AGGGATATGAGAAGTTAGCTCTGGCCAGGGATAAAAGCTTATCTGCTAATGCTGGGCTGGACAATTCTTATCCCAACTTGGGAAATGACATACTCACAGATGCAAATAATCATGGAGCAACGTCCTCTGTACTTACTGACTTGGCTGTGGGTACTTCAaattcagatctaactgctgcagaAGCTTCAAACAATGCTGCCGAAAGTTATGATATGTTTgcagatgatgaagatgatgaaaaaccATCATCTGAGCCTAATTCTACTGCAGCCGTTCAATCATCATCAGAAGCTGTAAACACTTCCTCAGAGA TTGAAGATGTCCAAAATGATTACGTCTATGACGAGTCTTCAGG GTACTACTACAGTAGCACTTTGGGATATTATTATGACCCATCTACTGGATTATTTTGCTCAGCAGCAACAGGCCAATG GTATTCTTTTAATGAGTCAACTGGAACATATGATGAAGTTAAGGAAGTTGCATCTTAG